The Cellulomonas sp. S1-8 genome has a window encoding:
- a CDS encoding HU family DNA-binding protein: protein MSVNRTELVQAVAAKAGLTNTDTDKALKALQEVVVEQLAAGGSVSIPGFLAVARADRAARTGVNPQTGEKLEIPAGHRVKITAGSALKRAVQG from the coding sequence GTGAGTGTCAACCGCACCGAGCTCGTCCAGGCCGTCGCCGCGAAGGCCGGGCTGACCAACACCGACACCGACAAGGCCCTCAAGGCCTTGCAGGAGGTCGTGGTCGAGCAGCTCGCCGCCGGCGGCAGCGTGTCGATCCCCGGCTTCCTCGCGGTGGCCCGTGCCGACCGTGCCGCCCGGACCGGCGTGAACCCGCAGACGGGTGAGAAGCTGGAGATCCCGGCGGGCCACCGCGTGAAGATCACGGCCGGCAGCGCGCTCAAGCGCGCCGTCCAGGGCTGA
- a CDS encoding DUF6328 family protein: MARTDDKVTPEQHEQPADDRDETYTERMDRNWAELLQELRVTQTGAQILTGFLLTLPFQSRFTELDDYQRTVYLVLVLVAALATVLIIAPVSLHRMLFRLRLKPQLVDAGHALARAGLAALALALTGSTLLLFDVVLSRTAGLVAGAALLLVIVLAWIVLPRAIARRADAEDAASRT; encoded by the coding sequence ATGGCCCGCACCGACGACAAGGTCACCCCCGAGCAGCACGAGCAGCCGGCGGACGACCGCGACGAGACGTACACCGAGCGGATGGACCGCAACTGGGCGGAGCTGCTGCAGGAGCTGCGCGTGACGCAGACGGGCGCGCAGATCCTCACGGGCTTCCTGCTCACCCTGCCGTTCCAGTCGCGGTTCACCGAGCTGGACGACTACCAGCGGACCGTCTACCTCGTCCTGGTCCTGGTGGCCGCGCTCGCGACCGTGCTCATCATCGCGCCCGTGAGCCTGCACCGGATGCTGTTCCGGCTGCGCCTCAAGCCGCAGCTCGTCGACGCGGGCCACGCGCTGGCCCGCGCGGGGCTCGCGGCACTCGCGCTGGCGCTCACCGGATCGACGCTGCTGCTGTTCGACGTGGTGCTGTCACGCACTGCCGGGCTGGTGGCGGGCGCGGCGCTGCTGCTCGTCATCGTCCTGGCCTGGATCGTGCTCCCCCGGGCCATCGCCCGCCGCGCGGACGCGGAGGACGCCGCCTCGCGCACCTGA
- a CDS encoding threonine aldolase family protein: MPVRRPRCTTNAQVVHAVGETGAVSDPHLPPTRHFASDNYAGVHPEVLAAVAAANVGHVAAYGDDPWTARLQEVVRARLGDQAIAYPVVNGTGANVVALQAMLPRWGAVICTDVAHVHTDENGAPERVGGLKLLTVPAPDGRLTPERVARQAWGFGDVHRAQPGVVSLTQATELGTVYTPAAVRELCDQAHALGMRVHMDGSRLANAAAHLGVPLRALTTDCGVDVLSLGGTKNGLLLAEAIVVLDPAAVDGVEYLRKASMQLASKMRFVSAQLVALYEGDLWQRSAQHANAMAARLRAGIDAVGSLEVTQPTEANGVFVRLPAHVAADLRRRWRFYDWDVADGTVRLMCAFDTTEQDVDDLLAALRDAVA; encoded by the coding sequence ATGCCGGTTCGACGTCCACGCTGCACCACGAACGCCCAGGTGGTGCACGCCGTCGGCGAGACTGGTGCCGTGAGCGACCCGCACCTGCCCCCCACCCGCCACTTCGCGTCGGACAACTACGCCGGCGTGCACCCCGAGGTGCTCGCCGCCGTGGCCGCCGCGAACGTGGGTCACGTCGCCGCGTACGGCGACGACCCGTGGACCGCCCGCCTGCAGGAGGTCGTGCGCGCCCGGCTCGGTGACCAGGCGATCGCGTACCCGGTCGTCAACGGCACCGGCGCCAACGTCGTCGCGCTGCAGGCGATGCTGCCGCGCTGGGGCGCGGTCATCTGCACGGACGTCGCGCACGTCCACACCGACGAGAACGGCGCCCCCGAGCGGGTCGGCGGGCTGAAGCTGCTGACCGTGCCGGCACCCGACGGGCGCCTGACGCCCGAGCGGGTGGCCCGGCAGGCGTGGGGGTTCGGCGACGTCCACCGGGCGCAGCCGGGGGTCGTGTCCCTGACGCAGGCCACCGAGCTCGGGACGGTCTACACGCCTGCCGCGGTCCGCGAGCTCTGCGACCAGGCGCACGCCCTGGGCATGCGGGTGCACATGGACGGGTCGCGGCTCGCCAACGCCGCCGCGCACCTGGGCGTGCCGCTGCGTGCGCTGACGACGGACTGCGGCGTGGACGTGCTGTCGCTCGGCGGCACGAAGAACGGGCTGCTGCTGGCCGAGGCGATCGTCGTGCTGGACCCCGCGGCGGTCGACGGCGTGGAGTACCTGCGCAAGGCGAGCATGCAGCTCGCGTCGAAGATGCGGTTCGTCTCGGCGCAGCTGGTCGCGCTGTACGAGGGCGACCTGTGGCAGCGCTCCGCCCAGCACGCGAACGCCATGGCGGCGCGGCTGCGCGCCGGGATCGACGCGGTCGGGTCGCTCGAGGTCACGCAGCCGACGGAGGCGAACGGGGTGTTCGTGCGGCTGCCCGCGCACGTCGCAGCCGACCTGCGACGGCGGTGGCGGTTCTACGACTGGGACGTCGCCGACGGCACCGTGCGGCTGATGTGCGCGTTCGACACCACCGAGCAGGACGTCGACGACCTGCTCGCCGCGCTGCGCGACGCGGTCGCCTGA
- a CDS encoding PHP domain-containing protein — MSASDEQERAVATLRRIAFLLERAQASRYRCEAYRAAARTVERQEPRRLATLAAAGALHDLPAVGSSTAEVVSRAMAGRPVPVLDELEERSAAQDATLTPAAADLYAALRGDLHSHTEASDGATSVQEMVLAALGLGRDYLAVTDHSPRLTVANGLSAARLRAQLAQLDALRPAVAPFDVLSGIEVDILDDGTLDQDPDLLDELDVVVASVHSKLRMDGAVMTRRMVAAVRDPRTDVLGHCTGRQVAGKHRPPSDFDARVVFDACAQHGVAVEINCRPDRLDPPHELLQVAVDAGCEFSIDSDAHAPGQLDWLRVGCERAVVHGIGADRVVTTRTAAQVRERGRR, encoded by the coding sequence GTGAGCGCGTCGGACGAGCAGGAGCGTGCCGTCGCGACCCTGCGGCGCATCGCCTTCCTCCTCGAACGCGCCCAGGCGAGTCGCTACCGCTGTGAGGCGTACCGCGCTGCGGCGCGCACGGTCGAGCGGCAGGAGCCGCGGCGGCTGGCGACCCTGGCCGCCGCGGGCGCGCTGCACGACCTCCCGGCGGTCGGCTCCAGCACCGCGGAGGTCGTGTCCCGGGCGATGGCGGGGCGGCCCGTCCCGGTGCTCGACGAGCTCGAGGAGCGGTCCGCCGCGCAGGACGCCACGCTCACCCCCGCCGCCGCGGACCTGTACGCCGCGCTGCGCGGGGACCTGCACAGCCACACCGAGGCCAGCGACGGGGCGACCTCGGTGCAGGAGATGGTCCTGGCGGCGCTCGGCCTGGGCCGCGACTACCTCGCGGTCACCGACCACTCGCCGCGCCTGACCGTGGCGAACGGGCTCTCGGCCGCGCGCCTGCGCGCCCAGCTCGCGCAGCTCGACGCGCTGCGGCCGGCGGTCGCACCGTTCGACGTCCTGAGCGGGATCGAGGTCGACATCCTCGACGACGGCACGCTCGACCAGGACCCCGACCTGCTCGACGAGCTCGACGTCGTCGTCGCGTCGGTGCACTCCAAGCTGCGGATGGACGGCGCCGTGATGACGCGCCGCATGGTGGCCGCCGTCCGTGACCCCCGCACCGACGTGCTGGGGCACTGCACGGGTCGGCAGGTCGCCGGCAAGCACCGCCCCCCGAGCGACTTCGACGCGCGCGTCGTGTTCGACGCGTGCGCACAGCACGGGGTGGCCGTCGAGATCAACTGCCGGCCCGACCGCCTCGACCCCCCGCACGAGCTGCTGCAGGTCGCGGTCGACGCCGGGTGCGAGTTCAGCATCGACTCCGACGCGCACGCCCCCGGGCAGCTCGACTGGCTGCGCGTCGGCTGCGAGCGCGCGGTCGTCCACGGCATCGGCGCGGACCGGGTCGTCACCACGCGGACCGCGGCGCAGGTCCGCGAGCGCGGACGACGGTGA
- a CDS encoding Ku protein, translating to MRAIWKGAVAFGLVNVPVRLYAATGEHEVRLHQVHREDGGRIRYRKVCSLDGEAVEWSDIAKGYETQDGELVVLTDEDFQQLPLATEREIEVLEFVPAEQVDPILLQKTYFLEPDKSAAKPYALLRGALEETDRVAVVKVAIRQRESMAVLRVRDKVIVLQTLLWPDEVREADFPVLDDDVTVRPQELTMASSLVESLAGDFDPSQYEDAYVAALEQLIEAKVSSGDTQAPPAPPEAEESEGGGEVVDLLAALQRSVDKARAARGEDADETPAGDAAASGGAKKRASARATTATSAKSTTSTKSTKSTKSATKSTDADDDESTTPRRRARTKAS from the coding sequence GTGCGGGCGATCTGGAAGGGCGCTGTGGCCTTCGGCCTGGTGAACGTGCCGGTGCGGTTGTACGCGGCCACGGGGGAGCACGAGGTGCGGCTGCACCAGGTGCACCGCGAGGACGGCGGCAGGATCCGCTACCGCAAGGTGTGCAGCCTCGACGGCGAGGCCGTCGAGTGGTCGGACATCGCCAAGGGCTACGAGACGCAGGACGGCGAGCTGGTCGTCCTCACCGACGAGGACTTCCAGCAGCTGCCGCTGGCCACCGAGCGGGAGATCGAGGTCCTGGAGTTCGTGCCGGCCGAGCAGGTCGACCCGATCCTGCTGCAGAAGACGTACTTCCTGGAGCCGGACAAGTCCGCGGCCAAGCCGTACGCGCTGCTGCGCGGCGCGCTCGAGGAGACGGACCGGGTCGCGGTCGTGAAGGTCGCGATCCGCCAGCGCGAGTCGATGGCGGTGCTGCGCGTCCGGGACAAGGTCATCGTGCTGCAGACCCTGCTGTGGCCCGACGAGGTGCGCGAGGCGGACTTCCCGGTGCTGGACGACGACGTGACCGTGCGTCCGCAGGAGCTGACGATGGCGTCGTCGCTGGTGGAGTCCCTGGCGGGGGACTTCGATCCCTCGCAGTACGAGGACGCGTACGTCGCGGCGCTCGAGCAGCTCATCGAGGCGAAGGTGTCCTCGGGTGACACCCAGGCGCCGCCCGCACCGCCGGAGGCCGAGGAGTCCGAGGGCGGCGGCGAGGTCGTCGACCTGCTCGCAGCCCTGCAGCGGTCGGTCGACAAGGCGCGCGCGGCGCGCGGCGAGGACGCCGACGAGACGCCCGCCGGGGACGCGGCCGCGTCCGGCGGCGCCAAGAAGCGCGCCTCGGCGCGCGCGACGACGGCCACGAGCGCGAAGAGCACCACGAGCACGAAGAGCACCAAGAGCACCAAGAGCGCGACGAAGTCCACCGATGCCGACGACGACGAGTCCACGACCCCGCGCCGGCGCGCCCGGACCAAGGCGTCGTGA